In the genome of Gemmatimonadota bacterium, the window AGCTCATCCACCCCAGGGCGTGCCCGGCGTAGTCCGGCTCCGCAATGTGCACGAACAGCAGCCCCGGCCGGCGATGCTTGAGGTAGTCGCTGGCGTCGGCCACCGTGCGGATCGCCAGCCAGTGCTCCGAGCCGTCCGGCGACTGGGCGTGATCGAGTGAGCCCGGCCGCTCGAGGTGGCGGAACTTGGACTTGCTGAAGAATGCAGCCGTGCCGAACCCCGCTTGCTTGGCCAGCTCGAACACGGTCGGGACCGGCACCACGCCCTGAGTGCTGGTCTGATCGCTGTTCCAGGTGACGCCGTGCACTTCCGGCGCTACGCCGGTCAGCATGGAGGTGTGGGAGGGCAACGTCCTGCTGGGATAGACCGTCTGCGCCTCGAGCGACGCGCTGCCCTCCCGCAGCAGCCGTCGCAGCGTGCCGGCCCTGTACTTTTCGATGGCGTCCGGGCGCAGCCCATCGATCGAGATGATGATGACATGGTCTGTGACCGCGCCACGGGGTGCAGGGCGCGGGACGGGCGGAGCGGCCGCCAGCAA includes:
- a CDS encoding alkaline phosphatase family protein yields the protein MKLPRIYARMGAGAAFAGALALLAAAPPVPRPAPRGAVTDHVIIISIDGLRPDAIEKYRAGTLRRLLREGSASLEAQTVYPSRTLPSHTSMLTGVAPEVHGVTWNSDQTSTQGVVPVPTVFELAKQAGFGTAAFFSKSKFRHLERPGSLDHAQSPDGSEHWLAIRTVADASDYLKHRRPGLLFVHIAEPDYAGHALGWMS